The sequence AATGATGACATTCATCATGGCCAGGGCAATGGCGGCATCCGTACCCGGGCGGGGCTGCAGGTAGATCCCCTCTTTCGCCAAGGGAATCTTCCGCACATCGATAACGATCAGTTCCAATTCATTCTTTCTGACCCTTTCTCGGATATCATTGGCGATCACAAAGTAACTTGCATCGGGATTATGCCCCCAGAGAATGATCAGTTTGGCGTTCCGCGGCTGTTCCACGGGATAGCGGCCAAAAGTAATCTGACGGGCCAGGATCCGGGTGCGGAAGCAGATGCCTTCTGGATTGAAGAAATTGGGGGAACCGTAAGCCTTGGCAAAACGCTGGTTGAAGGCCGCCATCTCAAAGTGTTCGACCCCTACGGATCCGGTCCAGGTAGCCAGGGTATGCGCGCCGTATTTTTCCTTCAGTTCCTTCAATTTGGCGGCGATTTCGTCCAAGGCCTGATCCCAGGAGACCCTTTCGAACTTCCCATTCACTTTCTTCATCGGGTACTTCAAGCGGTTGGGGGAATAGGTTCCTTCTACAAGGAACTTAGCCTTCGCGCACAGGGCCCCTTTGTTCAACCAGTGCTCCGGCGTCCCCTCCACCTTAACCAGCTTGCCATCTTCCACATAGCAGTCCAAGCCACAGCAGTTGATGCACAAGGCACAGTCAGTCTGTATTTTTTCCATCGCTAAACCCTCCAAGCATTTTTATTTGAGACATATCATTTAAGACATAAATATACCCTTTCACCCTTCCCGTCAAGCAAAAAATGAGCGACGTTCATTTTTTTCCCAAATAAAATCGGCAATTTATATTAACATTAACATAACTGCCGCATTCCGCAAGATTACGTTATTTTGATGGCTATGTAGATGAATAAGAAATTTTTACTTCGTTCGCTTTTGCAGATATAATCAGGGGTGGATTTTTGATGACAGCAAAGGTAAAATTTTTTTCCTTTCTATTCGTCGAAAACATTATTGAATATTATTCATTTTCTAGCAGCAGGAATTGACCGTTCACTTGTCCCCCTTCATTTTTGAAAACCAAGGCGTCCCCATCCTCCCAGGAAAAGACTTGCCCGATTGCAGGGCATAAGACTGGGATAGGAAATCAAAATTTTTTCACCTTGACATTATGAAAACCAGGACATAAGTTTTTTTCACAATTTAGATCTGTCAAGAATCCTTCGAGATTGCGGTGACTCGACGGATTCCATGTTTAAGGAGGAAAACCAAATCATGACTTCGAAGATCATGTCTTACTCTTATGATGAATATATTGAATTAGTGAGGTCCTTTCACGGCTTTCCCGCTCCCGGCGTCCTTATCGGCGGATTCATGGTGGATCTGGCGGTAAAGAATCTCCCCGAAGGGGTTCTCTATGATGCCCTCTGCGAGACAAAAACCTGCCTCCCCGATGCCATCCAGCTTCTCACCCCCTGCACGATCGGCAACGGATGGCTCACAGTCCTCCCCCTGGGACGCTATGCCCTCAGCCTTTATGACAAATACACCCACGAAGGGGTGCGAGTGTATCTGGATGAGGCGAAAATGGGGCCCTGGCAGGAGGTTCGGAACTGGTTCATGAAATTAAAAACCAAGCAGGAACAGGATACCGAAAGGCTTTACAGAGAAATTCAGGAAGCCGGACAGGATATGTTAAGCCTTCGGCCTGTGAAGCTTAAACCCGAGTTTGTCCAGGAAAAGCACAAGGGAAAGGTTGCCCTCTGCCCGAAATGCGGCGAGTCCTATCCCGTCAGCGATGGAGAAGTCTGTCTCGGCTGCCAGGGTTCCGATCCTTACTTTTAAACAGAATTCACGCCGTCCCATGCCCAATGGGGCGGCGTGAAAGCGACACTTCTTATCCTTATTAACTTCTCAAAACCAAAATTCGTCACCCCCTCATTTCCTTCCAGAATTCTAGTGTCATGTCAACATTGAAATGTCGTAAATAATGTGATGTATTTCTTCATAATCGACCCGGGAGGCTTTGGATTATGAAGAAATACATCGTAACGCCTTTTTAAAAAGGGGCCGCATTTCCAAAAAATCAAGAAGTAAATCTGCCCAACCCGACACAAATCATGAACCGACTCCAACAAATTATGTCAGCAAAGACACATATCCCTTGACACCGGCCGTTTCCTTCCGATACAGAAGAAACAAAAAAGCAAAGGATGCAGAATTATGAGCGAGCTCAGCGGCAATACCGGGAGACTGGAAGAGATTATCGACCGTGAGATGGATAGGCATCCCCACAGCCAGCCCCTTCTGGAGGCCTTCCGTCCTCTGTTCCTGGTGAGAAGTCGTCTTCTGGAAGAATTGCAGCTGGGGAAAGAGGAACCCTTCAAAATCGACGAGATCCGCTTCCAGGGAGGTGTTCCGGTCATCGAGCAGCACCCTTTGCTTCAGGAAAACGATCCCTGGGATGATCTTGTCCGTGCGATCACTCCCGCTCTGCAGGAAGGCTTTCCCGATCTGAGGGGAGATCTGGAGAATTTTGAAAAAGCCCTTTCAGAAGGAAAATTTGTCCTCTCCGAATACTTTCTCCAGAACCGGGACGGACAGGAGAACCTTCTTTCCGCCTGGGCCGAAACCCTTTCAATTGCCGCGCCTCGCATCGGCTTCGTTCTGAATTCTGCGGCCAGAGTTGTCCTGGAAAAGCGGGCCAGAGACATTGCCGAACAAATTCAGGGGTTGAAATGGGAAAAGGGTTACTGCCCGATCTGTGGATCCTTTCCCTCTCTGGCCGTCATTGGTGAGAAGATCGGCGAGCGTTGGCTTCACTGCTCCAATTGCGGACACCTGTGGCGTTTCAGCCGGGTGATCTGCCCCTATTGCGAACATGAGGAGCAGGAGGGAATGGACTTTTTCCTGATCGAAGACAAACCTCAGGAAGCGGCCTTCTCCTGCGATTCCTGTCAACGCTACCTCGTGACCCTGTACCGCGTGAGTGACCTGAATGATCGCAACCTCGATGTCTCAGCCCTTGGCCTCACCCATCTCGATGTGATTATGCAGGGAAAGAATCTCCTCCCCATGGCTGTCACCGACTGGAATGTTTTTTAGTTCAGAATCCATCGGCACAGGCTCCTTCTTCAACGGTCCGTTCGACAAGTAGATCCATCTGACCGGGACTGAATTCCCCATGTCCAGCAGCACCAAAGTGTAACCACCGATAATAATTATGACATAGCTTTATTATCATTATGTACTACCCCGCCTAAGTTATGCTAACTTTACCATAAGTATTTAATTTTCTTCGTGAAATATATCATTTTTCCTTGACGGTCAGGGGAAAAAGACATAGGTATACCACGCGTGACATAGGTCAATTTTGGCATATTCATAAGGAGGTAGACATGGACATCACAAGGAGAGGTTTCCTGCATCTGTCCGGCGCTGTAGGATCAGGCATTGCCTTATCCACCCTGGGCATCAACTTGAAACCTGCCAGAGCTTACGCAGATGAGCTCAACAAAATGAATCGGGTCAAAGCTGCAAAACAGGTAACGACGGTATGCGCATACTGTTCATGCGGCTGCGGCCTTGTCTGCAGCGTTGATAAAATGACCGGGAAAATCTTCAATATCGAAGGCGATGCCGACCATCCGATCAACGAGGGAACGCTTTGCGCCAAGGGCGCCGGTTTCTTCGATCTGACGGAAGCCAACAAGCACCGGCTAACCAAGGTTCTCTACCGCGCTCCATACGCAACGGAATGGGAGGAAAAAAGCTGGGACTTCGCCATTCCCCGCATTGCCCGCCTCATCAAAGACACGCGCGACAAGGAATTTATCGCGAAAAACGCCAAGGGCGAGCTGGTCAACCGCTGCGAATCGATCGGCCACTATGGCAGTTCCAACGTGGATAACGAGGAGTGCTGGCTCATGACCGTAAAGAGCAGAGCACTGGGCATGGTCTACATCGATCACCAGGCCCGTGTCTGACACAGCCCATCTGTAGCGGCTCTGGGAGAGTCGTTCGGACGCGGTTCCATGACGAACCATTACACCGACATGAGAAACAGCGATTGCATCCTCATCATGGGAAGCAACGCTGCGGAGCACCACCCCATGGCATTCAGGTGGATGCTGAAGGCCAAGGAAAGGGGGGCAACCCTTATCCATGTCGATCCCCGCTATACTAGGACATCCGCCCGCTGTGATTACCATGTGCCGCTTCGTTCCGGCACCGACATCGCCTTTCTGGGCGGGATGATCAATTACATCCTTTCCAACGACAAATGGTTCAAAGAATACGTTCTGTACTATACCAACGCTTCCTTCATCGTCGGCAAGGATTACACTTTCAATGACGGTCTCTTCTCCGGATACGATGCCGAAAAGAGGAAATA comes from Syntrophus gentianae and encodes:
- a CDS encoding FmdE family protein, with amino-acid sequence MTSKIMSYSYDEYIELVRSFHGFPAPGVLIGGFMVDLAVKNLPEGVLYDALCETKTCLPDAIQLLTPCTIGNGWLTVLPLGRYALSLYDKYTHEGVRVYLDEAKMGPWQEVRNWFMKLKTKQEQDTERLYREIQEAGQDMLSLRPVKLKPEFVQEKHKGKVALCPKCGESYPVSDGEVCLGCQGSDPYF
- a CDS encoding formate dehydrogenase accessory protein FdhE codes for the protein MSELSGNTGRLEEIIDREMDRHPHSQPLLEAFRPLFLVRSRLLEELQLGKEEPFKIDEIRFQGGVPVIEQHPLLQENDPWDDLVRAITPALQEGFPDLRGDLENFEKALSEGKFVLSEYFLQNRDGQENLLSAWAETLSIAAPRIGFVLNSAARVVLEKRARDIAEQIQGLKWEKGYCPICGSFPSLAVIGEKIGERWLHCSNCGHLWRFSRVICPYCEHEEQEGMDFFLIEDKPQEAAFSCDSCQRYLVTLYRVSDLNDRNLDVSALGLTHLDVIMQGKNLLPMAVTDWNVF